The nucleotide window GAAGGACAACTTCTGAATAGGTGCTCATGTTTTTCCTGTCGGTCCATTCATTCAGTCTCTCCTGTGTTAGCTCCTTCTCCAGCTGGAACACAGTTAAtacattttgtcatatttgtttTGCTCATATTAAAATTCATTTTATACATGAAATCAGGAGCTGTCTGTTAAATTCTTAAATGATCAAATTTAATACTAATTTTTTTGTGGCTTTTCTTTACAGGAACTTGTTTCTAGGCTGTGTACCTTCAGCAGAGGGTCTGACCAATATGAGGACTCCTTAGGCAGCAGAATGAACATGCTGAGCTCCTCACCCACATAGGGCAGCTCCAGGATCTGCAAATCATGGTCAGGAATGTAGTTGTAGGGAAGCTTCTTCCTCTGGTACATCATCTGGACTGGTACGGTCTCATTCTGACACACAGGAAATCCAGGCGATCAGATCATGTTATCATAAGCTTCTGATGGTGCTTACCATAAACATTTGAAAGTTTCCTGTATTCAAACTGGAAGAACCCATTTGATGAGGCAAACACCAAAGAGATGCCCTTTAAAATCAGACAGGTAGAAATTTAACTGAAGGTTACAAAATCTGAATCAAAAGCCTGAATACAGGAAACAGTTTCAAAGGTTTAAGGTAAGCACCATCAGACGCTTTATGATAACATGATCTGATCGCCTGGATTTCCTGTGTGTCAGAATGAGACCGTACCAGTCCAGATGATGTACCAGGAGAAGAAGCTTCCCTACAACTACATTGCTGACCATGATTTGCAGATCCTGGAGCTGCCCTATGTGGGTGAGGAGCTCAGCATGTTCATTCTGCTGCCTAAGGAGTCCTCAGACCCTCTGCTGAAGGTACACAGCCTAGAAACATGCTTACTTACTTTATTAAATTTGATCATTTAACAGACAGCTCCTGATTTCATgtataaaatgaatttaaatatgagcaaaacaaatatgacaaaatgtaTTAACTGTGTTCCAGCTGGAGAATGAGCTAACACAGGAGAGACTGAATGAATGGACCGACAGGAAAAACATGAGCACCTATTCAGAAGTTGTCCTTCACCTGCCAAAGTTCAAGCTGGAGGAAGACTACAAGCTGAATGAACCTCTGGCTAAACTGGGTATGAAGGACGTGTTCTGTGCAGGAAGGGCTGACCTGTCTGGCATGAACGGTGAAGGGGGGCTCTTCCTGTCTACGGTGGCCCACAAGGCCTTTGTGGAGGTGAATGAGGAGGGCACAGAGGCCGCAGCAGCCACAGGTGCTGTGATCACCGCTTGTTGTTATATACCAGACACACACTTCAGAGCAGATCAccccttcctcttcttcatcagaCACAATAAGACCAAGTCCATCCTGTTCTTTGGCAGATTCTCATCTCCTCAGTAGAcagaagcagcagaggaagatgatgttgcaattcaaataaatacatctctgaaataaagcacattgagttttgtgttgtgatgttttgctaattataaaactgtatttttcacTGAAATATTTAACTACTTATCAGACACGTTTGTGTACCTTCtataaaatattttgcttttcAAAAGAGATGGTACTTCTATAAAAGCACAAGTTCTAGTAGGTGGAAAGGCCCCAGCAATGCTgaaaaatatatacagttattacagcagcatatttttca belongs to Oreochromis niloticus isolate F11D_XX linkage group LG17, O_niloticus_UMD_NMBU, whole genome shotgun sequence and includes:
- the LOC112841731 gene encoding leukocyte elastase inhibitor, translated to MVRNVVVGKLLPLVHHLDCFLYSNWKNPFDEANTKEMPFKIRQNETVPVQMMYQEKKLPYNYIADHDLQILELPYVGEELSMFILLPKESSDPLLKLENELTQERLNEWTDRKNMSTYSEVVLHLPKFKLEEDYKLNEPLAKLGMKDVFCAGRADLSGMNGEGGLFLSTVAHKAFVEVNEEGTEAAAATGAVITACCYIPDTHFRADHPFLFFIRHNKTKSILFFGRFSSPQ